Below is a genomic region from Candidatus Thermodiscus eudorianus.
GTAGAGTAAATCATCAAGGCAAGGCAAATGATATCTGCAAAGCCAGCTACCTTCAGTCTAAATTCGAGCTCTGCGAACCTCTCAGGAAGGAGGAAGTCGCAGAATTAACCCATAAATGTAAGGAATACTCCAACTTTGTTAAGATATACCACGAATACGTTGAGGAAAGAATCAAAAACATATTTAAAGATAAAAATATCGAATCAATACTATCTAAATATAGAAACCGAGACTAAATACCGACTCAGAGGTTCCATAATAGCGGAGTTTATTAGATTTTATCCACCTTTCAGTAGATAGACCACTGAATAAAAAAGGAACCTCATCAATTTACGCTCATATAGATAGAGAGGCCATATCACTGTAGTTCTAATTAATCAAAGAAAATCCTTCTATAGATGTATTTCAATTACTGCATTTATTTTTGCTTCACAACTCATACAACAAAGGTCTCTCTCCGTCAAAGCCCTACACATCCCGTAAGGTCAACTATTCCTTCGACAATTTTCTTCTCAATATTAGCGTGGAGAGGTATTTTCTCGGCCGCTTTGAGAATGAATTCAGGAGATAAGAGAATTATTTTAAAGCAGTTCTGTCGTGCCACAGCATTGTAGGTTCCGTATATGTTCCTTACATAGCTGTCTTCTGCAACGTCCTTCGCTAGATATAGAAGAGCCGAGTATACATTCTTTTTAATACAGCCTCTTTTGCCAAGATTTTCTAAGAGAGTGTGATAAGTAAATATCTGCCTAAGGTCATCTGTCCTTATGTCCTCTATGCTACCTAGTTGTGAATATTTAGTATCTAAAACTATGCATTGATCGTTTAGCCGAGATCGAAGCAGGATGTCCGGGTGTTGTTCTATACTTTTAGACGTCCACCTGTCTATTCCTCTATAAATCCTGGCGAAATCTAGGCCCGTCTGGTACTCGGCTTGCCAGTTTCTAAGTCCTTCCTTTAGTATCGAGTAGATATAGAGTTCGAATAGCTTGTTCATGTCAATAAGGAGGCCGTTCAGCGTTCTCTCTCCAGGAATGCCGTGGGCCAGAATAATGAGGAGAGCAACATAGTAGATGTTCTCGAATCTAGTGTTTAGCCTGTTGAACTCGACTCTTCTCCACACACTACTAGGATCTAGCTCGACTTCAGATAATAGTGATAATACCTCTCGCGCTTCTCTAGCGATGCCTCCAGGCTGGATTAGGTTATCGTATGCAATTGTCGCGGCGTATTTCAGCACTCTGTTTAACGTATTGTCGATAGTATAAGGGTGGCTCTCCTGGATTATGCTTGGCTTTCCGAGTATTGGCCTCCTAAACTGGCGTGAAATAAGGATTTTTCCTGACACTTTTGGACCGTTCCGGATTACGCGGGTGTACTCGTAATACGCACCCTTCAACAGTTCCTGTTTAAGCAACTTGATGTACAGGATGTAGATTATCCTCATCCAAACATCTAGAAGGTTACTACTACCTGCAAGCAACTCGGTAAGATAAACTTCTCGTATATTGGTGCGCGATGCAATGACCCTCTCAATCATGTATACGAGTGCCCCTAGCCCCCTAAGAGGTTTATACTCGAAAATCTTGGGATAAACCGCAATCGTAAACACATTGGAACTGTCAGGGTTGAATGTAAATAACCCTGTAGGAGAGGCAACACCCTGTGACTGGAAGGAGATAAGACGTTTTTCTTCGTCGCATGATACTTGAGCCCGTATGGGCTCATCCCGGTCTATCAGGCTGAGGCTCTGTGAGAGTCTTATAGACAAATTTGACAGCGCGGGGCTAGCCTTAGAGACGAGAGTACATAGCGAATCGTACTTAGCCCCCTCGGGGAGTTCACATGGCTTCCCTTCTTGCAATGCAATAACGTGGTCCTCAACCCAGCATTCAGATGGTTCCTCTGCCAAAGCTCTTCTAAACCTCTCTTTTCTCAATCCATTCTATTAGCAAGCTTACTAGCTCCTCGGGTCTTACACTACTAGCCTGACTGACATCGTATAGTTTCTCCTTGTCGTCGAAGATTCCTGCTAAGGCCTTGAGGTTTGAATAGAAATATTCTTGTAGTAATGGAACAATCTGATAGTACCAGATACGGTGTAGGCTCTCCTTATCATTTACTTCTAGGAAGTAACTGTGACCTATCTCGAAGTCCTTTCCGAGCTCTCGTCTGATTCTATCGTTAATATTCTTGAGCAGATCCTTTAGGCTGAGGCCGTCGATTACCTTACTTTCTACTAGGTCTGGTTGAGGGGATATTTCCATGAATGCGAACCTTCTACGTAGAGCGTAATCTACTAGTGCGATGCTACGATCGGTGCTGTTCATTGTTCCAATAATGTATAGGTTGGGAGGTATTGCGAAGAGGTCTCCACTATAGGGGAGCTTTACGATGATTTGGTTTGGCCTTGATAGTCTTTTAT
It encodes:
- a CDS encoding McrC family protein, which gives rise to MRKERFRRALAEEPSECWVEDHVIALQEGKPCELPEGAKYDSLCTLVSKASPALSNLSIRLSQSLSLIDRDEPIRAQVSCDEEKRLISFQSQGVASPTGLFTFNPDSSNVFTIAVYPKIFEYKPLRGLGALVYMIERVIASRTNIREVYLTELLAGSSNLLDVWMRIIYILYIKLLKQELLKGAYYEYTRVIRNGPKVSGKILISRQFRRPILGKPSIIQESHPYTIDNTLNRVLKYAATIAYDNLIQPGGIAREAREVLSLLSEVELDPSSVWRRVEFNRLNTRFENIYYVALLIILAHGIPGERTLNGLLIDMNKLFELYIYSILKEGLRNWQAEYQTGLDFARIYRGIDRWTSKSIEQHPDILLRSRLNDQCIVLDTKYSQLGSIEDIRTDDLRQIFTYHTLLENLGKRGCIKKNVYSALLYLAKDVAEDSYVRNIYGTYNAVARQNCFKIILLSPEFILKAAEKIPLHANIEKKIVEGIVDLTGCVGL